Proteins from one Novipirellula caenicola genomic window:
- the folK gene encoding 2-amino-4-hydroxy-6-hydroxymethyldihydropteridine diphosphokinase, with amino-acid sequence MSSKPPRAQCLVSFGSNLGDRDTVIAEAARKVTASAMVENFTASRLFETPPIGGPSGQEPFLNAVAAFETTHSARDILKLLQSIENELGRQRRRRWDARSIDLDVVLHGNLVGGSAALIVPHPRYTARQFVLQPACDVAAHYRDPRFGWTLGELSAHLSAGNASLALVGADESIRQELCDRLSSEHGIRTFAATQPTQSGAALDEAISGRWTSRHRAENTSAEGPGSESRSRPGSEASTSADASAGRGEPIVVRPDEPWVSAYVPPLPVPPLPDSPLPTAPLPTGPRAEAAGSDATIPRLVARMQWATADTRWPAPHQMWPSGGRWPEYRLEIDNLDWAVTEIASALVSMRCPVRPLSADRHWWQ; translated from the coding sequence ATGAGCTCGAAGCCCCCACGTGCCCAGTGCCTGGTCAGCTTTGGCAGCAACCTTGGCGACCGGGACACGGTGATTGCCGAAGCGGCGCGGAAGGTAACGGCGTCGGCGATGGTGGAAAACTTTACCGCCAGCCGACTGTTTGAAACGCCACCGATTGGCGGCCCCTCGGGCCAGGAACCCTTTCTGAATGCCGTTGCCGCGTTTGAAACGACTCACTCGGCACGCGACATCCTGAAATTGCTGCAGTCGATCGAAAACGAACTTGGACGCCAGCGGCGGCGGCGCTGGGATGCCCGATCGATCGATTTGGACGTGGTCCTGCATGGCAACTTGGTCGGGGGCAGTGCGGCACTGATCGTCCCCCACCCTCGCTACACCGCGCGACAATTCGTGCTGCAACCGGCCTGTGATGTCGCAGCCCACTACCGCGACCCCCGATTTGGATGGACGCTTGGCGAATTGAGTGCGCATTTATCCGCAGGCAATGCCTCGCTGGCATTGGTCGGAGCCGACGAGTCGATCCGGCAAGAACTTTGCGACCGACTGAGCTCCGAACATGGGATCCGCACCTTCGCCGCCACGCAGCCGACTCAATCCGGCGCGGCACTGGACGAGGCGATCTCGGGACGCTGGACAAGTAGACACCGAGCCGAGAACACGTCCGCGGAAGGCCCTGGATCGGAATCACGCTCACGCCCGGGCAGCGAAGCGTCGACCTCAGCGGATGCATCCGCTGGACGGGGCGAGCCGATCGTGGTCCGCCCCGACGAGCCTTGGGTGTCCGCCTACGTCCCCCCGCTACCAGTCCCCCCATTGCCAGATTCCCCATTGCCAACTGCCCCGTTGCCGACCGGGCCTCGCGCCGAAGCAGCGGGCAGCGACGCGACCATTCCGCGATTGGTCGCACGGATGCAGTGGGCCACGGCCGACACACGTTGGCCGGCCCCCCATCAAATGTGGCCATCGGGAGGTCGTTGGCCTGAATACCGACTGGAGATCGACAACCTCGACTGGGCGGTCACCGAAATCGCCTCGGCCTTGGTTTCGATGCGATGCCCGGTCCGCCCGCTGTCGGCGGATCGACATTGGTGGCAATGA
- a CDS encoding DUF3592 domain-containing protein — MLAVARPKGPVEVTCPSCKKRLRLGGTATTPRTQPPPENDNVFGDLPPAGTPQGWTPPAAPQARPPSSSFATAPQRTKSNPQKRLPRLGVLEDGFGTPILIVAALTFLGIFVTLGVYLLSQASDNMALAAASEDWQPTEGKILESGFTVRGIQKRKQAATTHVRYEYKVDNATYTGTTLSFEKQDSFSPAVAEAKLQPYPPGADCTVYYDPQSPSNSVLIKGVQSSNQLYFWLGLASILCGVVMAIDCGLGAINAHRFPPPKVPLF; from the coding sequence ATGCTGGCGGTTGCCCGCCCTAAAGGGCCGGTCGAAGTGACGTGCCCGTCCTGCAAGAAGCGTCTGCGTCTGGGCGGGACTGCAACAACGCCTCGAACTCAACCGCCCCCTGAAAACGACAATGTATTCGGCGATCTTCCACCCGCTGGAACACCCCAAGGCTGGACTCCACCAGCGGCACCGCAGGCTCGTCCACCGTCAAGCAGCTTTGCCACAGCACCGCAGCGGACAAAAAGCAATCCGCAGAAGCGATTGCCAAGACTTGGGGTCCTCGAAGATGGTTTCGGGACGCCGATCCTGATCGTTGCCGCCCTCACGTTCTTAGGCATCTTTGTCACGCTGGGAGTCTATTTACTCAGTCAAGCAAGCGACAATATGGCCTTGGCCGCGGCCTCGGAAGACTGGCAGCCAACCGAGGGCAAGATCTTAGAATCCGGATTTACCGTTCGCGGTATCCAAAAGCGGAAACAGGCTGCCACCACGCATGTTCGCTACGAATACAAAGTTGACAATGCCACCTATACCGGAACGACGCTGTCGTTCGAGAAGCAGGATTCGTTCTCGCCTGCGGTGGCCGAAGCAAAGCTGCAGCCGTATCCACCCGGGGCCGATTGCACGGTCTACTACGATCCCCAATCCCCGTCAAACAGCGTGCTAATCAAAGGGGTGCAAAGCAGCAATCAACTCTATTTTTGGTTAGGGCTTGCTTCGATCTTGTGCGGGGTCGTGATGGCGATCGACTGCGGTCTCGGTGCCATCAATGCTCACCGCTTTCCGCCTCCCAAGGTTCCCCTATTCTAA
- the nrfD gene encoding NrfD/PsrC family molybdoenzyme membrane anchor subunit translates to MSLAIPNGLDNTVERPGERAPLVLGDTTYHDITETVCRVAETKPSKGWVIGFLIAFALLQWLGICIAYLFYTGVGVWGNRSPIFWGWPIVNFVFWVGIGHAGTLISAILFLFRQEWRTSINRAAEAMTIFAVACAGTFPGIHVGRAWLAFWLAPYPSLNLWMWPQFRSPLLWDVFAVSTYGTVSLLFWYMGMVPDLATFRDRSKNKYRRMAYGILSLGWTGSSRHWIRYEKAYALLAAFAAPLVLSVHTIVSFDFAVSQVPGWHTTIFPPYFVAGAIFSGFAMVLTLMVPARSMLGLEKLITIRHLDNMCKIILATGSIVGLAYGTEFFIAWYGQVPDEQYAFINRAFGPYWWAYWTMITCNVISPQLFWVKKFRTTPWIIVLITIFVNIGMWFERFVIVVTSLSRDYLPSAWAYFSPTWVDWSMLIGSFGLFFTLFLLFCKLMPVINMAETKSTLAKQYHMAHNEPTTPTEH, encoded by the coding sequence ATGTCCCTTGCCATCCCAAACGGATTGGACAATACCGTCGAACGACCTGGCGAGCGCGCTCCGCTCGTGCTCGGCGATACGACCTATCACGATATTACCGAAACGGTATGCCGAGTTGCTGAGACCAAGCCAAGCAAAGGCTGGGTGATCGGTTTCTTGATCGCATTCGCGCTGCTGCAGTGGCTCGGAATTTGTATCGCTTACCTCTTCTACACCGGTGTCGGTGTGTGGGGTAACCGGTCTCCGATTTTCTGGGGTTGGCCGATCGTTAACTTCGTTTTCTGGGTCGGTATTGGTCACGCGGGAACGCTGATTAGTGCGATTTTGTTCCTGTTCCGCCAAGAATGGCGAACCAGTATCAACCGCGCTGCCGAGGCGATGACGATTTTCGCGGTGGCTTGTGCGGGAACGTTCCCTGGGATTCACGTGGGACGTGCATGGTTGGCGTTCTGGTTGGCTCCGTATCCTAGTTTGAACCTGTGGATGTGGCCTCAATTCCGCAGTCCGCTGCTATGGGACGTGTTCGCGGTCAGCACCTACGGAACGGTTTCGCTGTTGTTCTGGTACATGGGGATGGTTCCCGACTTGGCGACCTTCCGTGACCGTTCGAAAAACAAATATCGCCGCATGGCCTACGGCATCCTTTCACTTGGATGGACCGGATCCTCACGGCACTGGATCCGCTACGAAAAGGCCTATGCGTTGCTTGCGGCGTTCGCTGCACCGCTGGTTCTTTCGGTTCATACGATCGTTTCGTTTGACTTTGCGGTTTCGCAAGTTCCGGGTTGGCATACGACGATTTTCCCACCGTACTTTGTGGCCGGGGCGATCTTCAGCGGTTTCGCGATGGTGTTGACGTTGATGGTTCCCGCACGAAGCATGCTGGGGCTCGAGAAACTGATCACGATTCGGCACTTGGACAATATGTGCAAGATCATCTTGGCGACCGGTTCGATCGTCGGTTTGGCGTACGGCACCGAGTTCTTCATCGCTTGGTACGGTCAAGTTCCGGACGAGCAATACGCGTTCATCAACCGTGCCTTCGGCCCTTATTGGTGGGCTTATTGGACGATGATTACATGTAACGTGATCAGCCCGCAGTTGTTCTGGGTCAAAAAGTTCCGCACCACGCCATGGATCATCGTGTTGATCACGATCTTCGTGAACATCGGGATGTGGTTCGAACGATTTGTGATTGTGGTCACCAGTTTGTCACGCGATTATCTGCCAAGTGCGTGGGCGTACTTCTCGCCAACGTGGGTCGACTGGTCGATGCTGATCGGTTCGTTCGGTTTGTTCTTCACGTTGTTCTTGCTGTTCTGCAAATTGATGCCTGTGATCAACATGGCGGAAACCAAGTCGACGCTGGCGAAGCAGTACCACATGGCTCATAACGAGCCAACGACGCCGACCGAGCACTAG
- a CDS encoding TAT-variant-translocated molybdopterin oxidoreductase, producing MTSIHSPRKSNNGSRMLVDLPQAGVSQESNLAAVGPAARDSAPRDSANQDGFGGSSASPRTRYWRSLSEMQDSQDFQQFIDREFPIAASEYPEGVSRRRWMQLMGASLAVAGVGGCRYSEESIAPFVIRPEGRLPGESYSRATNFELAGRVYNLLISCVDGRPLKIEPNTEHPSGTGTDVFSQASILGLYDPDRARGDESFLVRKGPKRRENATWEDFQPYGQGVIRAAAANNNGAGLAVLMPPTSSPSLVRMLSALKKKCPSATLVRYDGVHGTAMRDATKTVFGKPAKQVLDLSDAKVILTLQADILGNDPSMISNARTFAKNRDPIEGEMSRLYVVEGGYTSTGVMADSRLALRPSQMPAFLSELGRRVEKLAAGESHTHAEETKAYDELTHPERLERFLDVLSHDIAEAGDGAVVVVGEHLGAEAIAAGIALNKKLGSLGKIQKFAAEVDGELADTTSLGDLVDKINEGGIESLLILGGNPVATAPGDVDLLTAIGKVENTIYLGEYDDETGVACAWSLPLAHPLESWGDVVNNEGFYGVCQPQILPLLGGRAAIEVLASMLGEKEIEGSEIVRRTADGISGSALSSRQWRGLLHDGFANELTLSEELSANVQDKPLTDAAPVAISVDELDNDDFEVLFVPADGIYDGRFANNGWLQELPQALTKLTWDNAALISPSTAKKLGVHHGLMIALNQGDGMIEMPVYELPGCAPGVVTVAIGYGRKRAGMVGGFTEEDVDAVGTDVSPLRTSDQMLTSYKVAARPRFNEYELATTQDHWAIDERGREETERRSFSLIREGTVQLLDKVPEFAEVRGPHVPKVGKEGSGSMWQEPIQKIEMEKPFLPQWGMAIDLSKCIGCNACVVACQSENNVPIVGKEQVSNSREMHWLRVDRYFQGDEENADVVQQPVACMHCETAPCEQVCPVAATVHTDEGLNAMAYNRCIGTRYCANNCPFKVRRFNYFNYNKEVGVGYGIDAYPSSIESANRQLQALVLNPEVTVRGRGVMEKCTYCVQRIEGAKINARKDGGRPVADGEIVTACQSACPTRAIEFGNVGDPDSKVSKKHADVRSYGMLGQLNIKPRTEYLARVRNPHVRLMTRNQLVDLAEMQSPHHGHSDHEDHAEGDHHDSDHAADAKHDDHHDEAHGHDDEK from the coding sequence ATGACCTCCATCCACTCACCACGTAAATCCAACAACGGTTCGCGAATGCTTGTTGACCTGCCCCAGGCCGGTGTTTCGCAAGAATCCAACCTAGCTGCGGTTGGCCCAGCGGCGCGCGATTCGGCCCCTCGTGACTCCGCCAATCAGGATGGGTTTGGCGGATCCTCGGCATCGCCACGCACACGTTACTGGCGAAGTCTGTCGGAGATGCAGGACAGCCAGGACTTTCAACAGTTCATCGATCGCGAATTCCCGATCGCCGCTTCGGAGTACCCCGAAGGCGTTTCGCGACGTCGATGGATGCAATTGATGGGTGCATCGTTGGCGGTTGCCGGCGTCGGCGGATGCCGTTACTCCGAAGAGTCGATCGCTCCGTTTGTGATTCGTCCCGAAGGCCGATTGCCCGGCGAATCGTACAGCCGCGCGACCAACTTTGAACTTGCTGGCCGCGTCTACAACCTGCTGATCAGCTGCGTTGATGGTCGTCCGCTGAAGATCGAACCCAACACCGAACATCCCTCGGGCACCGGTACCGACGTCTTCTCGCAAGCTTCGATCCTCGGTTTGTACGACCCCGATCGTGCTCGTGGCGACGAAAGCTTCCTGGTTCGCAAAGGCCCCAAGCGACGCGAAAACGCAACCTGGGAAGATTTCCAACCGTACGGCCAAGGCGTGATTCGCGCCGCCGCTGCGAACAACAACGGTGCAGGGTTGGCTGTGTTGATGCCGCCCACTTCGTCGCCATCGCTCGTCCGCATGTTGTCGGCATTAAAGAAGAAATGCCCATCGGCAACGCTCGTTCGCTATGACGGTGTTCATGGCACCGCGATGCGGGACGCCACCAAGACTGTCTTTGGCAAACCAGCCAAACAGGTCCTCGATCTTTCGGACGCCAAGGTCATTTTGACACTGCAAGCGGACATCCTCGGAAACGATCCGAGCATGATCTCCAACGCTCGCACCTTCGCCAAGAATCGCGACCCGATCGAAGGCGAAATGAGCCGACTGTACGTCGTCGAAGGCGGATACACATCCACCGGCGTGATGGCCGATTCGCGATTGGCACTACGTCCAAGCCAAATGCCTGCGTTCTTGAGTGAATTAGGCCGCCGCGTTGAAAAACTGGCTGCTGGTGAATCGCACACGCACGCCGAAGAAACCAAAGCCTACGACGAATTGACTCATCCCGAGCGACTCGAGCGATTCCTCGATGTGCTTTCGCATGACATTGCCGAAGCCGGCGATGGCGCCGTCGTGGTCGTTGGCGAGCATCTTGGTGCCGAAGCGATCGCCGCCGGCATTGCCCTGAACAAGAAATTGGGTTCGCTTGGCAAGATCCAAAAATTTGCCGCCGAAGTGGACGGCGAACTCGCCGACACGACCTCGCTTGGCGATTTGGTCGACAAGATCAACGAAGGCGGAATTGAGTCGCTGTTGATCCTGGGTGGCAACCCGGTCGCGACCGCACCTGGCGACGTGGATCTGCTAACCGCGATCGGCAAGGTCGAAAACACGATCTATCTTGGCGAATACGACGACGAAACTGGCGTGGCCTGTGCGTGGTCACTGCCGCTGGCTCATCCGCTCGAATCGTGGGGCGATGTGGTCAACAACGAAGGGTTCTATGGCGTTTGCCAACCTCAGATCCTGCCGCTTTTGGGCGGTCGTGCCGCGATCGAAGTCCTTGCATCGATGTTGGGCGAGAAAGAGATCGAAGGTTCGGAAATTGTTCGCCGCACCGCTGATGGCATCTCTGGCTCGGCACTCAGCTCTCGCCAATGGCGTGGCTTGCTGCACGACGGCTTCGCAAACGAGCTAACACTCAGCGAAGAGCTCAGCGCCAACGTCCAAGACAAACCGTTGACCGACGCTGCTCCCGTGGCGATCTCGGTGGACGAGCTGGACAACGACGATTTTGAAGTCCTGTTTGTTCCGGCCGATGGAATCTATGACGGTCGCTTTGCCAACAATGGCTGGTTGCAAGAATTGCCTCAAGCCCTGACCAAGTTGACTTGGGACAACGCCGCACTGATCAGCCCGTCGACCGCGAAAAAGCTTGGCGTTCACCACGGACTGATGATCGCACTGAACCAAGGCGATGGCATGATCGAAATGCCGGTTTACGAATTGCCGGGCTGTGCACCAGGCGTCGTGACCGTGGCAATTGGCTATGGCCGCAAACGAGCGGGCATGGTCGGTGGATTCACCGAAGAGGACGTCGACGCCGTCGGAACCGATGTTTCGCCGCTGCGAACGAGCGATCAGATGTTGACCTCTTACAAGGTCGCAGCTCGCCCACGATTCAACGAATACGAATTGGCGACCACCCAGGACCACTGGGCAATTGACGAACGTGGCCGCGAAGAAACCGAGCGACGCAGTTTCTCGCTGATCCGCGAAGGCACCGTCCAACTACTCGATAAAGTGCCCGAGTTTGCCGAAGTCCGCGGCCCTCACGTCCCCAAGGTGGGCAAAGAAGGCAGCGGATCGATGTGGCAAGAACCGATCCAAAAGATCGAAATGGAAAAGCCGTTCCTGCCTCAATGGGGCATGGCAATCGACTTGTCCAAGTGCATCGGCTGTAACGCGTGCGTGGTCGCTTGCCAAAGCGAAAACAACGTGCCGATTGTGGGCAAGGAACAAGTCAGCAACAGTCGCGAAATGCACTGGTTGCGAGTGGACCGCTACTTCCAAGGCGACGAAGAAAACGCCGACGTGGTCCAACAACCTGTCGCGTGCATGCACTGTGAAACCGCTCCATGCGAACAGGTTTGTCCGGTCGCGGCCACCGTCCACACCGACGAAGGCCTTAACGCGATGGCTTACAACCGCTGTATCGGTACACGTTACTGTGCCAACAACTGCCCGTTCAAAGTACGACGCTTCAACTACTTTAACTACAACAAAGAAGTCGGCGTGGGCTACGGTATCGATGCTTACCCAAGCTCGATCGAATCCGCCAACCGTCAACTCCAAGCCTTGGTGCTCAACCCCGAGGTGACCGTTCGCGGCCGTGGGGTGATGGAAAAGTGCACCTACTGTGTGCAGCGAATCGAAGGGGCCAAGATCAACGCCCGCAAAGATGGTGGCCGCCCGGTTGCCGATGGCGAAATCGTCACCGCGTGCCAATCGGCATGCCCGACGCGTGCGATCGAGTTTGGTAATGTTGGCGACCCCGATTCGAAGGTCTCCAAGAAACACGCCGACGTTCGCAGCTACGGAATGCTTGGTCAATTGAACATCAAACCACGCACCGAATACTTGGCACGCGTTCGCAATCCTCACGTTCGCTTGATGACCCGCAATCAGTTGGTCGATTTGGCCGAGATGCAGTCGCCGCATCATGGCCACAGTGACCACGAGGATCACGCTGAAGGCGACCACCATGATTCGGATCATGCCGCCGACGCAAAACACGATGATCATCACGACGAAGCACATGGTCACGATGACGAAAAGTAA
- a CDS encoding metalloregulator ArsR/SmtB family transcription factor yields MDPTVTQLSDDQAHRISKAIADPQRFAILTCIASEQEIACKSLVDEFPITQATISHHLKELVAAELICSRRQGQMAILSCRRDICESYTRYLAEHLVKPQRNPLASAASPTLPK; encoded by the coding sequence ATGGACCCAACTGTGACCCAATTGAGCGATGATCAAGCTCATCGCATCTCCAAAGCGATCGCGGACCCTCAGCGATTTGCGATTCTGACCTGCATCGCCAGCGAACAAGAAATCGCCTGCAAATCGCTTGTGGACGAGTTCCCAATCACGCAAGCCACGATCTCGCACCACCTAAAAGAACTGGTTGCAGCCGAATTGATTTGTTCACGCCGGCAGGGGCAGATGGCGATCCTGTCGTGCCGCCGCGACATTTGCGAGAGCTACACTCGGTATTTGGCAGAGCATCTGGTGAAACCGCAACGGAACCCGCTCGCCTCGGCAGCCAGTCCGACGCTTCCCAAATAG
- a CDS encoding cytochrome c3 family protein: protein MQRFLFPRWVNRFLMVLAAAIVGGGIYAGAMGGLITDPKTLNIGYQPEQPVPFSHAIHAGQLKMDCRYCHNTVFESAHAAVPPTATCINCHSPANDQGVTALAAVRTESDKLKPIHKSWETGRSMAWKRVHNLPEFVYFNHAAHVNSGVSCKSCHGRIDQMDVVSQHEELSMAWCITCHRNPDPHLRPKEFVTKLDWEPPADWDQEAFAKQKRDPEGENINPQVHCAVCHR, encoded by the coding sequence ATGCAACGGTTTCTCTTTCCACGCTGGGTCAATCGTTTTCTTATGGTTCTGGCTGCTGCCATCGTTGGAGGCGGCATTTATGCCGGTGCCATGGGCGGGCTGATCACCGATCCAAAGACGCTGAATATTGGCTACCAACCTGAACAACCGGTCCCGTTTAGCCATGCGATTCACGCGGGCCAACTGAAGATGGATTGTCGCTATTGCCACAACACCGTCTTCGAGTCGGCTCACGCTGCAGTCCCACCGACGGCCACTTGTATCAATTGTCACAGTCCTGCGAATGACCAAGGCGTTACCGCATTGGCAGCCGTACGAACAGAAAGCGACAAGCTAAAGCCGATCCACAAGAGCTGGGAAACGGGCCGCAGTATGGCTTGGAAACGAGTCCACAACCTGCCCGAATTCGTCTACTTTAACCACGCGGCCCACGTCAATTCAGGCGTCAGTTGCAAGAGTTGCCACGGCCGAATCGACCAAATGGACGTGGTTTCCCAGCACGAAGAATTGTCGATGGCATGGTGTATCACCTGTCACCGAAACCCTGATCCCCATTTGCGTCCCAAAGAATTCGTGACCAAGCTCGACTGGGAGCCGCCAGCGGATTGGGACCAAGAAGCGTTCGCCAAGCAGAAGCGTGATCCTGAAGGCGAGAACATCAACCCACAGGTCCATTGTGCGGTTTGTCACCGTTAG
- a CDS encoding DUF1015 domain-containing protein encodes MFHSVAPQRRRTDVSPDLFSSSNASHTMPQIAPFAALRYNLDHIGSLSDVIAPPYDVIDPQLQDQLYKKHAANVIRIILNRTEPGDSEDDKYERAAKFVSQWKSEGVLKQDEVPSYYVYHQEFTIDGHQYTRRGFMARVRIEPFGEGNIYPHEETHPKAKVDRLKLTQATKQNNSQIFGLYPDPENAIITLLDEATTAITPIETVDHLGVKHQLWPVSDPNVIAKVSELMQDKPMFVADGHHRYETAANYRDLVSKELGSLPSDHPANFVMTMLVGMSDPGMIVLPTHRLLRGTERFSSAEIMARLAGSFDCEIVAGGLDAANTVWSNMESADDQGLIGLYACNDDTWVLCKANPGAAAKMETLAANQSKDWRELGVSLLHRLVIDELLQSKGHPKPTYVHDADELVAAMRGEGSQAESDSDEPYTLAALVMPAKLSHVEAISLHKERMPAKSTYFYPKLLSGLTFNPLC; translated from the coding sequence GCCCTGCGTTACAACCTGGACCACATCGGTTCGCTCTCGGACGTGATCGCGCCTCCCTACGACGTGATCGATCCACAATTGCAAGACCAGCTCTACAAGAAACATGCTGCCAATGTGATCCGCATCATTCTAAATCGCACCGAACCAGGCGATTCAGAGGACGACAAGTACGAACGGGCCGCCAAGTTCGTCAGCCAGTGGAAGAGCGAAGGGGTTTTGAAACAAGACGAAGTCCCTTCCTATTACGTGTACCATCAAGAGTTCACGATTGACGGCCATCAATACACCCGGCGTGGCTTTATGGCACGGGTTCGCATCGAGCCCTTTGGCGAAGGCAACATCTACCCGCACGAAGAAACCCACCCCAAGGCAAAGGTCGACCGACTGAAACTGACCCAAGCCACCAAGCAAAACAATAGCCAAATCTTTGGTCTGTACCCTGATCCTGAAAACGCGATCATCACGCTGCTTGATGAAGCGACCACCGCGATCACGCCGATCGAAACCGTGGATCATCTCGGGGTCAAACACCAGCTCTGGCCCGTTTCGGATCCGAACGTGATTGCGAAAGTCAGCGAGCTGATGCAGGACAAACCAATGTTTGTTGCCGATGGTCACCATCGCTACGAAACCGCAGCAAACTATCGCGATCTGGTCAGCAAGGAACTCGGATCACTCCCCAGCGATCATCCCGCCAACTTTGTGATGACCATGTTGGTAGGCATGAGCGATCCAGGGATGATTGTATTGCCCACCCACCGACTGCTGCGCGGGACCGAGCGATTTTCGTCTGCCGAAATCATGGCACGACTTGCCGGCAGCTTTGACTGCGAGATCGTCGCCGGTGGGCTCGATGCCGCCAACACCGTGTGGTCCAACATGGAATCGGCGGACGACCAAGGGCTGATCGGATTGTACGCCTGCAACGATGACACCTGGGTGTTATGCAAAGCAAATCCGGGAGCCGCTGCGAAAATGGAGACACTCGCGGCCAATCAAAGCAAAGATTGGCGAGAACTTGGCGTCAGCCTGCTGCACCGTCTCGTGATCGACGAACTGCTTCAATCCAAAGGCCACCCCAAACCAACCTACGTTCACGATGCCGACGAATTGGTCGCTGCGATGCGAGGCGAAGGCAGCCAAGCGGAAAGCGATAGCGACGAACCCTATACGCTGGCGGCGCTGGTAATGCCAGCAAAACTGAGTCACGTCGAAGCAATCAGCCTGCACAAAGAGCGAATGCCCGCTAAAAGCACCTACTTCTACCCCAAACTGCTCAGCGGACTGACATTCAACCCACTTTGCTAA
- a CDS encoding quinol:electron acceptor oxidoreductase subunit ActD: MSDDKNEKKIHGIVAEYTSVDTLLAACRRVRDAGYTKTDAYTPFAVHGIDKALGIKPTVLPWLALAGGLTGTCTALTMQIWMNGLNYPYIISGKPFVLSLPAFIPVAFELTILFASFCTFFGMWALNGLPRFSNPIFTDPRFDRVTDDRFFLYIDSKDKSFDAKGVEKLLGETGTEYINSVVDDDSPTTIPKFLIVGLCVLIGLSIIPALIVAKMRVTTSSQPRFHIFPDMDFSPARDAQQTTTLFADNRAMRPDVPGTVARGQMDADLNFLTGIDMDKFAQVDSDRAEQLVRTYLTPLAAEGEEPTAGAAASNEKSVMETTPWLEQNPLEISDAVVRQGQQQFNIYCSVCHGMDGRGNGLVNQRAQKIMAATWVPPSSLHQDVLYADQYPDGKLFNTISNGIRKMPGYAGQIKAKDRWAIVTYVRALQKSQNASMDLVPASEKSKVEKQKNQVDKALAEAAEAERKKEEERAAKAAAQK, translated from the coding sequence ATGTCAGACGATAAAAACGAAAAGAAGATTCACGGGATTGTCGCCGAGTACACATCGGTCGATACGCTACTAGCCGCATGTCGGCGAGTACGTGATGCCGGCTACACCAAAACCGACGCTTACACCCCCTTTGCGGTTCACGGAATCGACAAGGCGTTGGGGATCAAGCCGACCGTTTTGCCATGGTTGGCGTTAGCCGGTGGATTGACCGGGACCTGCACCGCATTGACGATGCAGATCTGGATGAATGGTCTTAACTATCCCTACATCATCTCGGGCAAACCGTTCGTTTTGTCGTTGCCGGCATTCATTCCGGTGGCGTTCGAGTTGACGATTCTGTTTGCGTCGTTCTGCACGTTCTTTGGCATGTGGGCACTGAACGGGTTGCCACGATTCAGCAATCCGATCTTCACCGACCCGCGTTTTGACCGCGTCACCGACGATCGCTTCTTCCTGTACATCGATTCCAAAGACAAGAGCTTTGACGCCAAGGGTGTCGAGAAACTGTTGGGCGAAACGGGCACCGAATACATCAATTCGGTCGTTGACGATGATTCGCCGACTACGATCCCGAAATTCCTGATTGTCGGTCTTTGCGTCTTGATCGGCTTGTCGATCATCCCCGCGTTGATCGTCGCCAAGATGCGGGTGACCACCAGCAGCCAGCCGCGATTCCACATCTTCCCCGATATGGATTTTTCGCCCGCTCGTGATGCCCAGCAAACCACCACGCTGTTCGCCGACAACCGTGCGATGCGGCCTGATGTTCCCGGCACCGTGGCACGTGGACAAATGGATGCGGACCTGAACTTTTTGACCGGTATCGACATGGACAAATTCGCCCAAGTCGATTCGGATCGAGCCGAGCAATTGGTGCGAACCTACCTGACGCCGCTCGCGGCCGAAGGCGAAGAGCCCACAGCCGGTGCGGCAGCGTCGAACGAGAAAAGCGTGATGGAAACCACCCCGTGGCTCGAGCAAAACCCGCTCGAGATTTCCGATGCGGTCGTTCGCCAAGGCCAACAACAATTCAACATCTATTGCTCGGTATGTCACGGCATGGATGGACGCGGCAACGGTTTGGTCAACCAACGAGCCCAAAAGATCATGGCTGCGACCTGGGTCCCACCCTCCTCGCTGCACCAAGACGTGTTGTACGCCGACCAATACCCCGACGGCAAACTGTTCAACACGATCAGCAACGGGATTCGCAAGATGCCCGGTTACGCGGGCCAGATCAAAGCCAAAGACCGCTGGGCCATCGTCACCTACGTGCGAGCTCTGCAGAAGAGCCAAAACGCATCGATGGACCTCGTGCCTGCAAGCGAGAAATCCAAAGTCGAGAAGCAAAAGAACCAAGTCGACAAGGCGTTGGCCGAGGCTGCCGAAGCAGAACGCAAAAAAGAAGAAGAGCGAGCCGCCAAAGCCGCAGCTCAAAAATAG